From one Octopus bimaculoides isolate UCB-OBI-ISO-001 chromosome 1, ASM119413v2, whole genome shotgun sequence genomic stretch:
- the LOC106873470 gene encoding uncharacterized protein LOC106873470, with amino-acid sequence MNLMIYSKATVILLLYYVSTTNCISLGYQGYVCNPRFAQQYCLMGCLSCMEYYGVQVYNLAHCCYDCQVTGARLIDNGPDKCSMKYIRDTYRIQE; translated from the exons ATGAATCTGATGATATACAGCAAG GCAACGGTCATTTTGCTACTTTACTATGTATCAACAACAAACTGCATCTCCCTTGGATACCAAGGATATGTCTGCAATCCACGTTTCGCCCAACAATACTGTCTGATGGGCTGCTTGAGCTGTATGGAATACTATGGAGTACAAGTTTATAACCTTGCTCACTGTTGTTATGACTGCCAGGTAACTGGGGCTCGTTTGATTGACAATGGTCCAGATAAATGTTCCATGAAGTACATCAGAGACACTTATCGAATACAGGAGTGA
- the LOC106873468 gene encoding zinc finger CCHC domain-containing protein 8: protein MASSFGDSSLFEEFERDRSSASTFISYNQNEYGSEDRSKIIFRFEESDSSSSDELDSKSSGEVAEVSDESEEEGSDDKDSNDQTNEDGDDIITDKRTKDVAAEGKSEKQSKKRKKRNGEMLVGMMKHTNHQLQFERDKLRKFAKKIDSTRCVPDEESPGLQIIYQNNEFSRKYRSEIEDFINHLIFRHQKERYEKLPDLNLKASSLTCVDLNDELDSEQRSHNMWCNHAIIGTSQFYNNFMIDTSGWPLVNLDPSMTDSWEIPKYEQVFFEALPLDLEEGDVPKESKPERRKPQCFNCGGAHMIRDCKEKRDAARIQMNRQNFMQNSQSNNPKTSRYHAETDSRFSSFKPGYLSDNLREAMRLGPSTVPVHIYKMRFYGYPPGWLQEAKTKTASGMSLFDKHGKQVGVSGDTLEDGEVEQTTTGDDEIDPNLIIEYPGFTVPLPEGFRDEHYKYNLPPIQEHQLKTVLHSNKDDAKKRKHGTSADGNPKRHRSFDTSSDMDIDTEESFPYYEDLGTCRLTETNCFIPPLPSDTPPSKPPLPSDTPPSSSSDSKYSPRNQPSRQSPVTEITTKRKPLCLPKPKSDAALSSDSLEDLEAQYRCLQKQLQEEDSDSQPSSESQIKASESNSIVLSSDESSNSQAASDGFASLSSPSMCQSLGKDYGTPVNQNKGPFPTLPDRTNFSVGIQDHIPFENLPQSTGTYNRMRQVFQKIKSRNKS, encoded by the exons ATGGCGTCTTCGTTTGGAGATTCTTCACTTTTTGAAGAATTTGAAAGAGACAGGTCTTCTGCATCGACATTTATTTCATACAACCAAAATGAATACGGCTCCGAAGATCGGAGTAAAATCATATTTCGTTTTGAAGAATCAGATTCCAGTTCATCTGATGAGTTAGATTCTAAATCCTCCGGAGAAGTCGCTGAAGTTTCAGATGAAAGCGAAGAAGAAGGCAGCGACGACAAAGACAGCAATGATCAAACAAATGAGGATGGAGATGATATTATTACAGACAAACGTACCAAGGATGTTGCTGCAGAAGGAAAAAGCGAGAAGCAGagtaaaaaacgaaagaaaaggaaTGGAGAGATGCTCGTTGGTATGATGAAACACACCAATCACCAGCTACAGTTTGAAC GTGATAAACTGAGAAAGTTTGCTAAGAAAATTGACTCCAccag GTGTGTTCCAGATGAAGAGTCTCCAGGTCTTCAAATTATATACCAGAATAATGAATTTTCTCG cAAATATCGTTCTGAAATTGAGGACTTCATCAACCATTTGATATTCAGACATcagaaagaaagatatgaaaagTTACCAGATTTGAATTTGAAA GCCTCCTCACTGACTTGTGTTGACTTAAATGATGAGTTAGATTCTGAACAGAGGAGCCATAACATGTGGTGTAACCATGCG ATCATTGGCACCAGTCAGTTCTACAATAACTTTATGATTGACACATCAGGTTGGCCTTTAGTGAATCTCGATCCCTCTATGACTGACAGCTGGGAAATACCAAa ATATGAGCAAGTCTTCTTCGAAGCTCTTCCCCTTGACCTGGAAGAGGGTGACGTACCCAAAGAGAGTAAACCAGAAAG GAGGAAGCCACAGTGTTTCAACTGTGGCGGAGCCCATATGATCAGAGATTGTAAAGAGAAGAGAGATGCTGCTCGTATCCAGATGAATCGCCAGAACTTTATGCAAAATAGCCAGAGTAATAACCCCAA AACTTCTCGCTACCATGCTGAAACTGATTCACGGTTTTCTTCCTTTAAACCTGGTTATTTAAG TGACAATTTGCGAGAAGCTATGAGACTTGGCCCCAGCACAGTACCCgttcatatatacaaaatgagGTTCTATGGCTACCCTCCTGGCTGGCTACAGGAAGCCAAGACAAAGACTGCATCAGGAATGTCTTTATTTGATAAACATGGCAAAC AGGTTGGTGTTTCTGGTGACACTCTGGAAGATGGTGAAGTTGAGCAGACAACAACTGGAGATG aTGAGATTGACCCAAATCTAATTATTGAATACCCAGGTTTCACTGTTCCTCTTCCTGAAGGCTTTCGAGAt gaACACTACAAGTATAACCTACCCCCAATCCAAGAACATCAGTTGAAAACAGTATTGCATTCCAACAAA GATGATGCTAAAAAACGGAAACATGGAACAAGTGCAGATGGAAATCCTAAACGACATCGGTCATTTGACACTAGCTCTGACATGGATATTGATACTGAAG AGAGTTTCCCTTACTATGAAGACCTGGGAACGTGTCGCTTAACAGAGACCAACTGTTTCATACCACCTCTACCATCTGATACTCCACCATCGAAACCACCACTTCCTTCTGACACACCTCCATCTTCCAGTTCAGATTCGAAATATTCTCCTAGGAATCAGCCCTCACGGCAGAGCCCTGTTACAGAGATTACCACGAAAAGAAAGCctctctgtctaccaaaaccCAAATCTGATGCTGCTCTCAGTTCAGATTCCTTGGAAGATCTTGAAGCACAGTATCGATGTCTTCAGAAACAACTTCAGGAAGAAGACTCAGACAGTCAGCCAAGTTCTGAGAGTCAGATAAAAGCATCAGAATCTAATTCCATTGTTCTATCGAGTGATGAGAGCAGTAACAGTCAGGCAGCCTCCGATGGGTTTGCATCGTTGTCATCTCCGTCAATGTGTCAGTCCCTTGGCAAAGATTACGGTACTCCAGTGAATCAGAATAAAGGTCCATTCCCCACATTACCAGACAGAACAAACTTTTCAGTTGGTATTCAAGATCACATACCATTTGAGAACCTGCCTCAGTCCACTGGTACCTACAACCGAATGAGACAAGTTTTCCAAAAAATCAAGTCCAGAAACAAGTCATGA